The genomic stretch CATGATTTCCTGGCTCTTGCATTCTCTTTAATCTAATAAAGTACAAGAATAAGTAAatgatctatatctatatctatatctatatctatatctatatctatatctatatctatatctatatctatatctaaatCTAAACCCCACTAGAGGTTATATCTGAACATGCAAGTCGTCCACctctgctatccactattagaTATAATTAAACCTACTAGCATAGGCAATTATGATATACATGTCATCATTTAATAACATACATTTAGGTGTCCATATTAGCAATGCCACATCATCTTCTAAACAAATTTTAGCTTGCTTCCTAAGCTGACGAGTTCTAATTCTTCTACTATATGAATTGAACAACACAAAATAAAGCACAAGAGTATAGTGAACAAGTGAGATACCACACAAGGGATGACACAAAGATATATAACCGCGGTTTGGTTACTTGTTGGTAACCTACATCCATGTTTAGGCAAGTCCAAGGATTGTTGCTCCTCTACCAAGTCAATAGCCCTGCAAGGTTGGGCCCGACGTGAGCACTTGATCTTGAACTAGATCGATCACAAGGTGCTCTCCAAGTCCCTTTTCCACTAGAGATGTTTTTCGTCTCCTCCAGCGAGGATTAACCCAATAGCCCCTTGCAAATCACCTTTAGAGCACCTCACCATCTTCAATTGAATGCATCAAAGGAGTCTCACTacaccaaaccgtctaggtggtCGCAGCCActaaagagtaacaagcaaacctaCAACAAACTTGATCTCTAATGCCACTCAATCCAATCTCTCAAAGCACATGCATTAGAATCACTCTAATCTTATCGAGAATGCAATCTCAAGTAAGAAAATGtgagtgcaagtgaatcttgagatATAATGTGTGTGGATATCAATTAGGATCTACAAAATTTCTATCTAGCCTAGCATCACCCTCTATTAATAGCCTCACTCAAGAACTAGATGTTGAGCTCTTAATGCAACTTTTTTGGCTTTACTAGAAACCTCTGGTGGGTCACCAAATTTCACCATCAGAGCTCCCTTAGTGGTCAATTATACCCTATTAGAACTAGCCATTATTGTGCTCTAAGTTTTAGTGTTGTCTCCTGTGGGCCACTAGACAATTTTGGTGAGTGTTAGCGACTGACTTGCACGAAAAACACCATCTCTGTAAATACACACCCAATACGAAGCTTTGGTGGGTCACAAGAGGGCTCTAGTGCCCCTATTTGAAATCTCCTGCATGCCAAACTCATTGCGACCAAACTCTAGTGCCACTTGTAGATCTTTCTTGTCCTGCTCGAGGTCCCAACCTTGCTCTTGCCTCTTAGATAAGCATGTAAAGTTGTTTTAACTTGTAGGTTTCACCTATTAATCCCTTCTAGGCAACATCAAGGTCCTTCGTACAGTGTGATAGAGCTACCATAAGGGCCATGAAAATAGTTTAGAGCATTGGtatgccatcatcatcatcaataaGGAAGTCACTTGAGGCATTAGAAGAGTACTCGAGTGATGAAGCTACTAAAGGAAATGAGGACTCATCAAAGATAGCATGCCATGAAATAATAACATGATGAATAGCATGGTCGAGGCAATGTGAGCATTTATGCAGTGTCAACTAACTGAGTAACATGCATGCGGTAGATCATGGTTATATATAAGGGGTCATGGTAGCAAGGTTTAGATAACAAAGACAACCAAACACACACAAGTGAGCATAATCAGGGTTTTTGTGATAAAGCATAAGGGGTGGCATTATGGATATATGAAGGTGACCGCCTATTAAGAAGGTGTGTGGTTATTGCAAGTGCCTAGCATAGTAAGTAGTTGGCATGTGGGCATGGATGCTCGAGGTATGTCTAATATTGAGTGCGTATAATGTGTTCAACCTTGACATTTTGAGAGGGTGTGCATTGGAAGGATAGGGAAAGTTGGGTGCCATGGGATGCAAGGAAGGCTTTTGTGGCATGTTTGACAAATTTAGTGCCCTTGTCAATCAAATTACATTTGAGTGCTAGGCTAGGTTAGGTCTAAATGCAATGGCAAAGCTCAACAATACGTTGATGAATTATCGATGAACTTTGGGTTTGtacctaagagggaaggtccaatAAAAATGAGTGAATTCGTCACTAATCATTACAAAATAATATAAGTTGTCACAGACGATAGCAATAGTTGATATCCAAATATCACAATGAACAAGCTCATGCTTGCTTAGCTAACTTGCATGATAGAGAGTGTATGATTTAGAGCTTGTAATGGCTAACACTTTGTGAAGGGTATTGACGAAAGCTAGATGAGGGTTGCCTAGGTGGTGATGCCAGTGTGGTGAAGACGACAAGATTGCCAAGGGAAAGGTGTAGAGATGGCCACCACTCTTGCAATGAAGAATCACACATATGGGTGAGACCTTCATATATGTAGCCCAGATGTCTTAATAGTTAATACACAACATTACAACACATGGCATATCTAAAATTTATGTATCGAGATATACATGAAATGTTATGAGAGAGATTTAGTGGGGGTGTGGTGTGGAGGGGTGGGGGAGGGGTATAAACATTAGGATAATCCAACAAGTACATCATCATCATATATCTTCTCAGATACATAAATAGTGAGGCTaatatatgagaaaattaagagCATTCTTGTTTATACTTTAATGTGAAAAATTTCCTAAAGCACCATAAATATATCATCTGGATAAGTTGAATAAATACAAAAACAACTAGTgtgaaagcatctaggcccctagtatgttttggtgattaatgacaatgtttattactatgactaacgtgtattTTGCAGCGACAATTAATTaagttaggtcatggtaatggaGATTGATGGACTATTGAGTTCGTGCCCACTTTCAAGGTGGAAATCGTTTCAATTTTTGAAGGATGGTGGATATCATCAAgaatagactaggtctaagtactATTTGGAGTTGAAGGgtgcttagagtagtttaggacattgtttttttccttttgacCATACTATAAAGGGGGCAACGAACaggtagcttgacctaggcaagactttaggtttaggtgtggtgcacacttgttaaatctagcactaggcagTTCAGAGAGAGTCCTAAGATCAAGAGAATCAAACTTTGTTTTGAAAAGTTCGCAATTCGATGAAGTGTTGTTCATGTTTAGGCATTGGACGTGGCAGTGAGACTGTTTGTGCGTTCGGTGTGTGCAGGTGATGGGCCAGCGTGCCACTTGTCTAGGGTCGAGCATTGGACGCGGCACCGGACGCTTCCAAGCACGTCTGTTCCCTTACACAGAGAACATGTCAAAAGACAACCCTCGCCGGACGCATCCAGTGGAGGGGCATCAGACGCCCCTGCGCGTCCGTTGTGAGCAGGGTTGTCAAATCGTAGTTAGCCATTGGtgaggcaccggactctctGTGCGAGCGCCCAGTGCAACatcaagagcgtccggtgcacacgaAATTTGTTGTTTTTGTGTGCCCGGCTCTTGGACTTGATGTGGGGTATATATACTTCACCACCACACCCAAgatagctctcttgcccatttgtttagctgagaaacaccttgtggtgcaagggagaagcaagagcctagagaggattgagatttgagtgatttcttgagtgatccttctctagtgtgatcaagagttcaagtgtgcatccaccactctctttaGCCTTGTTtgagtcaagtgagagttcattgcttattactcttggtgatcgtcatcacctagatggttcggtggtgattgaagGCATAAAGATCACTCGGTGTTCTTGTGGGTGACTCGTGCCAAGCTTGTGAGCGTTTGTGGGCGATTCACCATGATGGAGTATTAAAGAATcaacccgtagagagcacttgatccttgcgcggatcaagggggagcaagacccttgcgcgggtgctccaacgaggactagtggagagtggtgactcttcgatacctcggcaaaacatcgcggCGTTCCTCTTTTTCtcatcctttacattctagcatttaaatTCAGCACATTACATTTCTAGGAttgtcatgctagaataggattggaactaagttgcaaaacttttatccggtagtttTCTAGAACACAAATAGGCACAAGGGTTGAATTAagggcttataggttgcttaaatttttagagatgaCCAATTCACCCCCTCTTggacatcttgatcctttcatagTGCTCTTAAGTGATGTTCTAAATTATTTCCAAAAAAATTAGTGCAAAGAAAACACTAAATTTGTGGCGTTATTATAAACTTAGACAATATGAATATTAGCATTAGAGCTTATAAAGAAACATAACCTTAACATATCACTCAATTACCACGGTCAAACATTCTATAAAAATAAACTCACAATTTTCAACCAACAAGTACCTCATTCCATATACTACTTGTCTAAAAAATGATGTCATTCTAGATTTGGATTGGATCAATTTTCATAAATTTGactaagtttatagaaaatattattaacatttatgacatcaaataaatgtactataaaaatataattaatttagTGCTATTTGGTATAAAAAAATACCAGTACTTTTTATAGAATTAGTTAAAGTTAAAACTATTTGATACCTCAAAAAAGCGAGAAATATATTCTTCTCCAGACCTAGAAGTATCTTATTTGTTCTTCCACCTTTGAGACCGGTCAAACCATTTGAAATCGACTTCACACTAGAGGCCCCAAGTCTGGTGCTACACCTCGTTCTAACGAGATGTTTGTCGGCAAAAAGGAATACTTGGCAACCATCCAATAGGAGTGTAGGACTGTCTACTTGCTTGCTTGGGTGttttggagctcataggtttGAATTGGGTCTATTTACTCTGTCCAAATTCTATTTTTGGAAGCTTCTACATATATTTTCACGAgctataattattttatttggaTTCGTCATATCCCAatttatctctaagatttttttaGTAACTTTTAGATGCTTATAAACATTTCTGTGGTTTAGTAGCCTTATCAGGTACTTCCTCTATTCTAAGTAcatctatatatataattatttttgctatgcacctagaaatccactatgcatagatatatatatagtaaaatTAATGTATCTCAAAAAAACAGAGGAAGTAAAATTAATGTATCTTAAAAAAAACAGCTTATAATTTGAAAACAGAGGAAGTATTTACAAGATCGTTTTAACTAGAAACGGACAAACCCTCCTTCAAACCAAATTCAAAACAGGGCAATGAGATAATTTGAACGGTTTTAAGAATTTGGGCGGACCTTCTCTATGTTCAATAAGAAAAATCCGACTACGACTAATGTTCAGCAAGGTAAATTAAACTTTTTTCCATTAACAAGGCGTAATACCAGGGATAACCTCCTACACAAGACGATAATCTTTTCTTCAGAGCCTCAAATCCTGATCATCACagaggaaaaaaaaataaatcagcCACGACCTCGGAGTCAGAGGTGGCCGCAAAGGCAAAGCACAGTAGAAACGAAAACAAAGGTGTGACAGACCACCATTGCACCCCCAGCCAGGAATGATCAGTGATCCATTACAATCAGGCAACCATCAGTCCACCACAGTGGAATGCCAAACATTCGGCATAATACAAAAGGGCCGAGCAAATGCAATACACAACAGCCTGACAAAACATTACGGAAAACAAAAATGACAGTTTCACAAGTTTCATGCAACAAAATAAATTCGAACCCTTGCCCTAGAGATCACTTGAACTCAAAAGGCAATCCTGATAAAATAGCAAGTTCCTAGGCATACAACGAAACCAGCAAACTGCCAGACAACCTTAACTGATAATGTCTGCCTTGCCCACCTTAGAGGAGCACACCACTGATGTTCACCCTTGCTTTTCATCCCTTTCACGGTTCCACTGCTCAATCTTAGCCCTGCGCTCCTCACTGCTCTCCCTGACAGGGCTCCTCGCCCTCCTGGGAGGGGGGCTGCCACCATGCCTGCGCCTCCCTCCATCGTCATACCTTTCATGCCTGCTGCCTCCACCCCTgcgcccaccaccaccaccacggtaATCATCACGGCCACGACCTCCGCCACCACCTGCGCCACGGTAATCATCTCGGTCCCGGCGCTCTCTCCTGTGATGTGGACTAGGGCTACGGCTCCTTCCCCTGTATGGCCTCTTGTAATGCCCAAACATTTTTTTCCTCAGATCCCTACCGATCTTCTTCACATGCATGAAATTGCAATATCCACCGCGATTACAGCTGTTCTCCTCATATTGCCGGCAGGTCGCTTCGCGGAAATCAGTCACAGGGGAGAAGTCAACAACAATTGGTCGGCCAGAGTAAAAACGGCCCTGAAGGGCTGTATGTGCAGCAGCTGCCTGATCTTCCTCCCTGAACTGGACATAGACATTACCAATCATGTGATCAGCAAGGTTATCACAGACATTGAGATTCTCGATCTCACCAAACTTGCTTAGTTC from Sorghum bicolor cultivar BTx623 chromosome 3, Sorghum_bicolor_NCBIv3, whole genome shotgun sequence encodes the following:
- the LOC8080823 gene encoding splicing factor U2af small subunit B gives rise to the protein MAEHLASIFGTEKDRVNCPFYFKIGACRHGDRCSRLHNRPTISPTLVLVNMYQRPDMITPGVDAQGQPIDPRKMQEHFEDFYEDIYEELSKFGEIENLNVCDNLADHMIGNVYVQFREEDQAAAAHTALQGRFYSGRPIVVDFSPVTDFREATCRQYEENSCNRGGYCNFMHVKKIGRDLRKKMFGHYKRPYRGRSRSPSPHHRRERRDRDDYRGAGGGGGRGRDDYRGGGGGRRGGGSRHERYDDGGRRRHGGSPPPRRARSPVRESSEERRAKIEQWNRERDEKQG